One stretch of Streptomyces sp. MMBL 11-1 DNA includes these proteins:
- a CDS encoding MetQ/NlpA family ABC transporter substrate-binding protein has product MRKNIKITAAVASAAALALGLSACGTDSDPAAKSETGANADTSKALVVAASPTPHADILNFVKKNLAKKAGLNLEVKEFTDYVLPNTATQNGQVDANFFQHKPYLDDFNAKQKTTIVPVVDVHLEPLGLYSKTVKDLKDIKGGQTIAVPNDTTNGGRALQLLAENGLITLKDGVGTSAKLSDITDKKGLEFKELEAATVPRALDDVDAAVINGNYAIEADLKPGKDSLALEKAEGNPYANFLAVKDGNEKDPRVEKLAELLNSDEVKKFIEDTYQGSIVPAFGTPAKS; this is encoded by the coding sequence GTGCGCAAGAACATCAAGATCACCGCTGCCGTCGCGTCCGCCGCCGCCCTCGCCCTGGGCCTGAGCGCCTGCGGTACGGACTCCGACCCGGCCGCCAAGAGCGAGACCGGCGCGAACGCCGACACCTCCAAGGCCCTGGTCGTCGCCGCGTCCCCGACGCCGCACGCCGACATCCTGAACTTCGTCAAGAAGAACCTGGCGAAGAAGGCGGGCCTCAACCTGGAGGTCAAGGAGTTCACGGACTACGTCCTGCCGAACACCGCCACCCAGAACGGCCAGGTCGACGCCAACTTCTTCCAGCACAAGCCCTACCTGGACGACTTCAACGCGAAGCAGAAGACCACCATCGTGCCCGTGGTCGACGTCCACCTGGAGCCGCTGGGCCTCTACTCCAAGACGGTCAAGGACCTCAAGGACATCAAGGGCGGCCAGACCATCGCCGTCCCCAACGACACCACCAACGGCGGCCGAGCCCTCCAGCTGCTCGCCGAGAACGGCCTGATCACCCTCAAGGACGGCGTGGGCACCAGCGCCAAGCTGAGTGACATCACCGACAAGAAGGGCCTGGAGTTCAAGGAGCTGGAGGCCGCCACCGTGCCCCGCGCCCTGGACGACGTGGACGCCGCCGTCATCAACGGCAACTACGCCATCGAGGCCGATCTCAAGCCCGGCAAGGACTCCCTCGCCCTGGAGAAGGCCGAGGGCAACCCGTACGCCAACTTCCTGGCGGTCAAGGACGGCAACGAGAAGGACCCGCGCGTCGAGAAGCTCGCGGAACTCCTCAACTCCGACGAGGTCAAGAAGTTCATCGAGGACACCTACCAGGGCTCGATCGTCCCGGCCTTCGGCACCCCCGCCAAGTCCTGA
- a CDS encoding methionine ABC transporter permease, with product MTWSEMQPLLAQGTVDTLYMVLWSALVTVAGGLPLGVLLVLTDKGGLLRNTVVNKVIGVIVNIGRSLPFIILLIALIPFTTWVVGTFIGPTAMIVPLAVGAIPFFARLVETAIREVDHGLVEAVQSMGGSIPTIVRKVLLPQALPSLVSGVTTTLIVLIGYSAMAGAVGGEGLGSKAVTYGFQRFDNQFMLITVALLIVIVTVIQLIGDLTVRLLARRGRTAS from the coding sequence GTGACCTGGTCCGAAATGCAGCCCCTGCTGGCCCAGGGCACCGTCGACACCCTCTACATGGTGCTGTGGTCCGCACTCGTCACCGTCGCCGGCGGCCTGCCGCTCGGCGTGCTGCTGGTCCTCACCGACAAGGGCGGACTGCTGCGGAACACCGTGGTGAACAAGGTCATCGGCGTGATCGTGAACATCGGCCGCTCCCTGCCGTTCATCATCCTGCTGATCGCCCTCATCCCCTTCACCACCTGGGTCGTCGGCACCTTCATCGGTCCCACCGCGATGATCGTGCCGCTCGCCGTCGGAGCCATCCCGTTCTTCGCCCGGCTCGTCGAGACGGCGATCCGGGAGGTCGACCACGGGCTCGTCGAAGCGGTGCAGTCGATGGGCGGATCCATCCCCACGATCGTCCGCAAGGTGCTCCTCCCGCAGGCCCTTCCCTCGCTCGTCTCGGGTGTCACCACCACCCTCATCGTGCTCATCGGCTACTCCGCGATGGCCGGCGCCGTCGGCGGCGAAGGGCTCGGCTCCAAGGCCGTCACCTACGGATTCCAGCGCTTCGACAACCAGTTCATGCTGATCACCGTCGCGCTGCTGATCGTCATCGTCACCGTGATCCAGCTGATCGGCGACCTCACCGTCCGGCTGCTGGCCCGCCGCGGCCGCACCGCCTCCTGA
- a CDS encoding sigma-70 family RNA polymerase sigma factor, translating to MTPLDHDLGPAASTALVVRALQPLVRAEARAEAPAAGLDPADLEQSVWVRLLERPAAAGPPADAARWVRDTVRGEARRGRRAARRERPYAGTEPAAGPADCPERAALGAAERRALRSAMARLPGRCPRLLEAMFAPSDPTYREIAGELGMSQGSLGPIRSRCLGCLRRMLAAEVVAPSVRERSGRQPANR from the coding sequence ATGACGCCTCTCGACCACGACCTCGGCCCGGCCGCTTCCACCGCCCTCGTCGTCCGTGCCTTACAACCCCTGGTGCGTGCGGAGGCGAGGGCCGAGGCCCCGGCCGCCGGGCTCGACCCAGCCGACCTCGAACAGAGCGTCTGGGTGCGGCTGCTGGAGCGCCCGGCCGCCGCCGGACCACCCGCGGACGCGGCCCGCTGGGTGCGCGACACCGTACGGGGCGAGGCCCGCCGCGGACGCCGCGCGGCCCGGCGGGAACGCCCGTACGCGGGAACGGAACCCGCCGCCGGACCGGCCGACTGCCCGGAACGCGCCGCGCTCGGGGCCGCCGAACGCCGGGCGTTGCGCTCCGCGATGGCCCGGCTGCCCGGCCGCTGCCCCCGGCTGCTGGAGGCGATGTTCGCCCCCAGCGACCCGACCTACCGGGAAATCGCAGGGGAGTTGGGTATGTCACAGGGGAGCTTGGGCCCGATCCGTTCCCGTTGCCTTGGATGTCTGCGCAGAATGCTGGCTGCGGAGGTTGTCGCTCCTTCCGTGCGGGAAAGGAGCGGTAGGCAACCGGCGAACAGGTGA
- a CDS encoding GNAT family N-acetyltransferase → MLCFYPVFGMELRMTTTFPSISISTDRLVMRPFEMADIPAHIEMMNDEAVTAWMDGPTPYTQVDAERWVRRIAPAERTAGHGIALAVTEFLTQRLVGSVRLLNTDWRTRSTEVRYITAPWARGEGYATESVLAIAEWLFRDQGFERIELRTPADNTASQQVAQKLGCISEGVLRNARIARTRTENGTDGGWTDIRTDLIVWGLLPEDLEGVAEQLADAGDYGTYNNWK, encoded by the coding sequence ATGCTGTGCTTTTACCCGGTCTTCGGCATGGAGCTGCGCATGACTACCACCTTTCCGTCCATCTCCATCAGCACGGACAGGTTGGTGATGCGCCCCTTCGAGATGGCCGACATCCCCGCGCACATCGAGATGATGAACGACGAGGCGGTCACCGCGTGGATGGACGGGCCCACCCCGTACACCCAGGTCGACGCCGAACGCTGGGTCCGCAGAATCGCTCCCGCGGAGCGCACCGCGGGCCACGGCATCGCCCTCGCCGTCACCGAGTTCCTCACCCAGCGGCTCGTCGGCAGCGTCCGCCTCCTCAACACCGACTGGCGTACCCGCTCCACCGAGGTCCGCTACATCACCGCCCCCTGGGCCCGCGGCGAGGGGTACGCCACCGAATCCGTGCTCGCCATAGCCGAATGGCTCTTCCGCGACCAGGGCTTCGAACGCATCGAGCTGCGCACCCCCGCCGACAACACCGCCTCCCAGCAGGTCGCCCAGAAGCTCGGCTGCATCAGCGAGGGCGTCCTGCGCAACGCCCGCATCGCCCGCACCCGGACCGAGAACGGCACCGACGGCGGCTGGACCGACATCCGCACCGACCTGATCGTCTGGGGCCTCCTCCCCGAGGATCTCGAAGGGGTCGCGGAACAGCTCGCCGACGCCGGCGACTACGGCACGTACAACAACTGGAAGTAG
- the cbiE gene encoding precorrin-6y C5,15-methyltransferase (decarboxylating) subunit CbiE: MADRVTVIGWDGSPLTRAATAALSAATLVAGAAHHLALPEVPPHAERIRLGSVDLAARRIAGHRGSAVVLADGDPGFFGVVRTLRAREHGLEVEVVPAVSAVATAFARAGMPWDDAQVVVAHPRTLRRAVNVCRAHHKVAVLTSPGAGPAELALLLDGVHRTFVICEEVGTTRERVTVLTSDKAADHAWRDPNVVIVIGGGPETTAAGAWIAGRQPAYPQGIRGWALPAEAYRAAGAERMQESGEGEFPGLRAAQLARLGPRTGDLLWDIGSGSGALAVEAARFGAAVLAVDDDPAACARTEAAARAFGVPVQVVRGRAPHVLERLPEPDVVRIGGGGAPVATAVADRRPERIVTHASTRDEAEALGGALSGNGYTVECALLQSVDLDTTAWTERERSVVFLLSGRRSDLAP, from the coding sequence ATGGCCGACCGGGTCACGGTGATCGGCTGGGACGGCTCGCCACTGACCAGAGCGGCCACGGCCGCGCTCTCGGCCGCCACGCTCGTCGCCGGCGCCGCCCACCACCTCGCCCTGCCGGAAGTGCCCCCGCACGCCGAACGCATCCGCCTCGGCAGCGTCGACCTCGCCGCCCGCAGGATCGCCGGCCACCGCGGCAGCGCCGTGGTCCTCGCCGACGGCGACCCCGGCTTCTTCGGCGTCGTCCGCACCCTGCGCGCCCGCGAACACGGCCTGGAGGTCGAGGTCGTCCCCGCCGTCTCCGCCGTGGCCACCGCCTTCGCCCGGGCCGGCATGCCCTGGGACGACGCCCAGGTCGTCGTCGCCCACCCCCGCACCCTGCGCCGCGCGGTCAACGTCTGCCGGGCCCATCACAAGGTCGCCGTCCTCACCTCACCGGGAGCCGGACCCGCCGAACTGGCCCTGCTCCTCGACGGTGTCCACCGCACCTTCGTGATCTGCGAGGAAGTCGGCACCACCCGCGAGCGCGTCACCGTCCTCACCTCCGACAAGGCGGCCGACCACGCCTGGCGCGACCCCAACGTCGTCATCGTCATCGGCGGCGGCCCCGAGACCACCGCAGCCGGCGCCTGGATCGCCGGCCGCCAGCCCGCCTACCCCCAGGGGATACGGGGCTGGGCCCTGCCCGCCGAGGCCTATCGGGCCGCCGGGGCCGAGCGGATGCAGGAGTCCGGCGAGGGCGAGTTCCCCGGCCTGCGCGCCGCCCAGCTCGCCCGCCTCGGCCCCCGCACCGGCGACCTGCTGTGGGACATCGGCTCCGGCAGCGGCGCCCTGGCCGTCGAGGCGGCCCGCTTCGGCGCGGCCGTCCTGGCCGTGGACGACGATCCGGCCGCCTGCGCCCGCACCGAGGCCGCCGCCCGCGCCTTCGGCGTCCCCGTCCAGGTCGTCCGCGGCCGGGCCCCGCACGTCCTGGAACGGCTGCCCGAACCGGACGTCGTGCGGATCGGCGGCGGGGGAGCCCCGGTGGCCACCGCGGTCGCCGACCGCCGCCCCGAACGCATCGTGACCCACGCCTCGACCCGGGACGAGGCCGAGGCCCTCGGCGGGGCGCTCTCCGGCAACGGTTACACGGTCGAGTGCGCACTGCTCCAGTCCGTGGACCTGGACACCACCGCCTGGACCGAGCGCGAAAGATCGGTCGTGTTCCTGCTGTCCGGCCGCCGTTCGGACCTCGCCCCCTGA
- the cobT gene encoding nicotinate-nucleotide--dimethylbenzimidazole phosphoribosyltransferase: protein MTDTGQIPGEGLPENAGMVEQPGVPAPEAYTFLDPSEHTPEDDDLLLMPTSQGAWSDPQATPAPAQGAPAAQTAVAQPAAPEHGVQQPQQPQQAPAPQGQAAPAAATHSTHESGGRDSGSVDLNGVRMAAPAPAGAHAAPARRPLHRGPASAEAPTYGGTQGGVVRSLADRGPAGATRTAAPARHAGPPTAGPENVEVPAEDPSALPGPQLGEIPPQAGAPWGAQPPQPEPEQAVAEQAPAEPEPAEPVPAETAQQPEQVQPVEAEQPVVEQAVAEAVVAEQSEGEAVVEAGEPVQPAEPVAVPAPTAVSVTPAAEPVQPAAGAQPEPVPQAVPAETVVPEPAAVEMPPAGPVVIPEPEAAQPEAQAEAQAEAPAQAPADEVAAPVTPEPVEAQHGAAVAQEPEAPAVPVEAATPGPEAVTPEPQAPAQDTPVVEPVVQPEPVVEPEPVVGPEQERPVEPAPEPVPATPVTESPAAVAAPEAVVPAPEAVAPQAVAAEPVAEPLVPEPVQPEPVAAEPVESAEPVAPVEPVAPVESAEPETEGAEAQEPTAQQLPVTGQDATPAPAAEPAVEPAGATATEAADLAAPDAEDGTGPEVIETPELPEPDQQAPAADQQEPTGAPQPTEASHPAEAPRRDEAAQRPESPADPAEPAETAEQAEPLTPPAPGYDDAEREAVLRVMRERRDIRNGFRGDPIPHEVLLRVLEAAHTAPSVGHSQPWDFVVIRSAETRRSMHELAQSQRDAYAKSLPKGRAKQFKELKIEAILDTPVNIVVTADPTRGGRHTLGRHTQPQMAPYSSALAVENLWLAARAEGLGVGWVSFFDEREMVRALGLPEHLEVVAYLCVGYVDEFPEEPELMQAGWSKRRPLSWVVHEETYGRRALPGAEPHDLLQETISAIRPLDAKALGEAWERQKRMTKPAGALGMLEIISAQLSGLSRMCPPPIPEPAAVAIFAGDHGVHAQGVTAWPQEVTAQMVANFLGGGAVCNAFAAQVGAEVCVVDVGVASDLPATPGLLPRKVRAGTADFTTGPALSREEVLAAIEVGIETARDLVAAGNKALLTGEMGIANTTASAALICVYTGIDASEVTGRGTGINDEMHARKVDVVRRALDLHQPDPADPIGVLAAVGGLEHAAMAGFLLGGASLRTPVILDGVSAGAAALVARAIAPEALAACIAGHRSAEPGHVAALNKLGLRPLVDLDLRLGEGTGALLALPIVQSAARAMHEVATFDSAGVTEK from the coding sequence ATGACTGACACCGGCCAGATCCCGGGCGAGGGACTGCCGGAGAACGCAGGCATGGTGGAGCAGCCGGGCGTCCCCGCCCCGGAGGCGTACACCTTCCTCGACCCCTCCGAGCACACTCCCGAGGACGACGACCTTCTGCTGATGCCGACCTCTCAGGGCGCCTGGAGCGACCCGCAGGCCACCCCGGCCCCCGCGCAGGGCGCGCCCGCCGCGCAGACCGCGGTGGCGCAGCCCGCCGCTCCGGAGCACGGCGTCCAGCAGCCCCAGCAGCCCCAACAGGCCCCCGCGCCGCAGGGGCAGGCGGCCCCCGCCGCCGCGACGCACAGCACCCATGAGTCCGGTGGCCGCGATTCCGGCTCCGTGGACCTCAACGGCGTACGCATGGCCGCGCCCGCACCGGCAGGCGCGCACGCGGCCCCCGCCCGCCGCCCGCTGCACCGGGGCCCCGCCTCCGCCGAGGCCCCGACGTACGGCGGTACGCAGGGTGGCGTCGTGCGCTCGCTGGCCGACCGGGGCCCCGCCGGGGCCACCCGGACCGCTGCCCCCGCACGCCACGCCGGCCCGCCGACGGCCGGCCCCGAGAACGTCGAAGTCCCGGCCGAGGACCCCTCGGCCCTGCCCGGCCCGCAGCTGGGCGAGATCCCGCCGCAGGCCGGCGCGCCATGGGGCGCGCAGCCGCCGCAACCGGAGCCGGAGCAGGCCGTTGCGGAGCAGGCGCCCGCCGAGCCTGAGCCCGCCGAGCCTGTGCCCGCCGAGACTGCTCAGCAGCCGGAGCAGGTTCAGCCGGTCGAGGCCGAACAGCCGGTGGTTGAACAGGCCGTGGCCGAGGCCGTGGTGGCTGAGCAGTCCGAGGGTGAGGCTGTGGTCGAGGCGGGAGAGCCGGTCCAGCCGGCCGAGCCGGTGGCCGTGCCGGCTCCGACAGCGGTTTCCGTCACCCCGGCCGCGGAGCCGGTGCAGCCCGCTGCCGGTGCGCAGCCCGAGCCGGTTCCGCAGGCCGTCCCGGCAGAAACGGTCGTCCCCGAGCCGGCCGCTGTGGAGATGCCTCCCGCCGGCCCTGTCGTCATCCCGGAGCCCGAGGCGGCCCAGCCGGAGGCACAGGCGGAAGCGCAGGCGGAAGCACCCGCCCAGGCACCGGCCGATGAGGTGGCCGCGCCCGTGACGCCGGAGCCGGTGGAGGCGCAGCACGGTGCCGCCGTGGCCCAGGAGCCCGAGGCCCCGGCCGTCCCGGTGGAGGCCGCGACCCCCGGACCCGAGGCCGTGACCCCCGAACCCCAGGCCCCGGCACAGGACACGCCGGTCGTCGAGCCGGTGGTACAGCCCGAGCCGGTGGTAGAGCCCGAACCGGTGGTCGGGCCCGAGCAGGAGCGGCCCGTCGAACCGGCCCCCGAGCCGGTCCCGGCGACACCGGTGACCGAGAGCCCGGCAGCCGTCGCGGCGCCGGAAGCTGTCGTGCCCGCTCCGGAGGCCGTGGCTCCCCAGGCCGTCGCCGCGGAACCGGTGGCCGAGCCGCTCGTACCCGAGCCCGTACAGCCCGAGCCCGTCGCCGCGGAGCCGGTGGAGTCGGCGGAGCCCGTGGCGCCTGTCGAGCCCGTGGCGCCTGTGGAGTCCGCCGAGCCCGAGACGGAGGGAGCGGAGGCGCAGGAGCCGACGGCTCAGCAGCTCCCCGTGACGGGGCAGGACGCCACCCCGGCTCCCGCCGCCGAGCCCGCTGTCGAGCCCGCCGGGGCAACGGCGACAGAAGCGGCCGACCTGGCCGCGCCCGACGCCGAGGACGGCACCGGTCCCGAGGTCATCGAGACGCCCGAACTCCCGGAGCCCGACCAGCAGGCACCGGCCGCCGACCAGCAGGAACCGACCGGGGCGCCGCAGCCCACCGAGGCCTCGCACCCGGCCGAGGCTCCCCGGCGGGACGAGGCGGCCCAGCGGCCTGAGAGCCCCGCCGACCCCGCGGAACCCGCGGAAACCGCCGAACAGGCCGAGCCGCTCACCCCGCCCGCCCCCGGTTACGACGACGCCGAACGGGAAGCGGTGCTCCGGGTCATGCGCGAGCGTCGCGACATCCGCAACGGCTTCCGCGGTGACCCGATTCCGCACGAGGTCCTGCTCCGGGTGCTGGAGGCGGCGCACACCGCGCCGAGCGTCGGCCACTCGCAGCCGTGGGACTTCGTCGTCATCCGCTCGGCGGAGACCCGTCGCTCCATGCACGAGCTGGCCCAGAGCCAGCGCGACGCCTACGCCAAGTCGCTGCCCAAGGGCCGGGCGAAGCAGTTCAAGGAACTGAAGATCGAGGCGATCCTCGACACCCCGGTCAACATCGTCGTGACCGCCGACCCCACCCGCGGCGGCCGCCACACCCTGGGCCGGCACACCCAGCCGCAGATGGCCCCGTACTCCTCGGCGCTGGCCGTGGAGAACCTGTGGCTGGCGGCCCGCGCCGAGGGCCTCGGCGTCGGCTGGGTCAGCTTCTTCGACGAGCGTGAGATGGTCCGTGCGCTCGGCCTCCCCGAGCACCTGGAGGTCGTGGCCTACCTCTGCGTCGGTTACGTCGACGAGTTCCCCGAGGAGCCCGAGCTGATGCAGGCGGGCTGGTCCAAGCGCCGCCCGCTGTCCTGGGTCGTCCACGAGGAGACGTACGGCCGACGCGCGCTGCCCGGCGCCGAGCCGCACGACCTGCTCCAGGAGACGATCTCCGCGATCCGCCCGCTGGACGCGAAGGCGCTCGGCGAGGCGTGGGAGCGCCAGAAGCGGATGACGAAGCCCGCCGGCGCGCTCGGCATGCTGGAGATCATCTCCGCGCAGCTGTCCGGGCTCTCCCGGATGTGCCCGCCGCCGATCCCGGAGCCCGCGGCCGTCGCGATCTTCGCCGGTGACCACGGCGTGCACGCCCAGGGCGTCACCGCCTGGCCGCAGGAGGTCACCGCCCAGATGGTGGCGAACTTCCTGGGCGGCGGAGCCGTCTGCAACGCCTTCGCGGCCCAGGTCGGCGCGGAGGTCTGTGTCGTGGACGTGGGTGTGGCCTCGGACCTGCCGGCGACCCCGGGCCTGCTGCCCCGCAAGGTACGCGCGGGAACAGCGGACTTCACGACGGGCCCCGCACTCTCCCGGGAAGAGGTCCTCGCCGCGATCGAGGTGGGCATCGAAACCGCCCGGGACCTGGTGGCGGCGGGCAACAAGGCCCTGCTCACCGGCGAGATGGGCATCGCCAACACCACCGCGTCGGCTGCCCTGATCTGCGTGTACACGGGGATCGACGCCTCCGAGGTGACCGGCCGGGGGACCGGCATCAACGACGAGATGCACGCCCGCAAGGTCGACGTCGTCCGCCGCGCCCTCGACCTGCACCAGCCGGACCCGGCCGACCCGATCGGCGTGCTCGCGGCCGTCGGCGGCCTGGAGCACGCGGCGATGGCCGGCTTCCTCCTGGGCGGAGCCTCCCTGCGTACGCCGGTGATCCTGGACGGCGTGAGCGCGGGCGCGGCGGCCCTGGTCGCCCGCGCCATCGCCCCCGAGGCGCTGGCCGCCTGCATCGCCGGCCACCGCAGCGCGGAGCCCGGCCACGTGGCCGCGCTCAACAAGCTGGGCCTGCGCCCGCTGGTCGACCTCGACCTGCGGCTGGGCGAGGGAACCGGCGCGCTGCTGGCGCTGCCGATCGTGCAGAGCGCGGCACGCGCGATGCACGAGGTGGCCACGTTCGACTCGGCGGGCGTGACGGAGAAGTAG
- a CDS encoding methionine ABC transporter ATP-binding protein, giving the protein MITTTGLTKVYQSRDREVTALDGVDLHVREGEVYGVIGQSGAGKSSLIRCVNLLERPTSGTVTVAGQDLTALAGRGRRASAELRRARTRIGMVFQHFNLLDSRTVLDNVELPLEILGVSGQERTRKAKDLLDLVGLAEKAKSYPGQLSGGQKQRVGIARALAGDPQVLLSDEATSALDPETTRSILQLLRDLNQQLGLTVLLITHEMDVVKTICDSAALMRRGRIVESGTVGELLATPGSELAHELFPVGGTASGPDRTVVDVTFQGESASQPVISQLSRTYNIDISILGAAMDTVGGKQIGRMRIELPGRFEENVVPIGFLREQGLKAEVVEDATGSKPSAVVDGTADTAVPGLTSAALTKEVVK; this is encoded by the coding sequence GTGATCACCACGACGGGCCTCACGAAGGTCTACCAGTCGCGCGACCGTGAGGTCACCGCACTCGACGGCGTCGACCTGCACGTCCGCGAAGGCGAGGTGTACGGCGTCATCGGACAGAGCGGCGCCGGAAAATCCTCCCTGATCCGCTGCGTCAACCTCCTGGAACGCCCCACCTCCGGCACCGTGACGGTGGCGGGCCAGGACCTCACCGCCCTCGCCGGCCGAGGCCGGCGGGCGAGCGCCGAGCTGCGCCGAGCGCGCACCCGCATCGGCATGGTCTTCCAGCACTTCAACCTGCTGGACTCCCGCACCGTCCTGGACAACGTGGAGCTGCCGCTGGAGATCCTCGGCGTCTCGGGCCAGGAACGCACCCGCAAGGCCAAGGACCTCCTCGACCTGGTGGGCCTCGCCGAGAAGGCGAAGTCCTACCCGGGCCAGCTCTCCGGCGGTCAGAAACAGCGTGTGGGCATAGCCCGCGCCCTGGCGGGCGACCCCCAGGTGCTGCTCTCGGACGAGGCGACCTCCGCGCTCGACCCCGAGACCACCCGTTCCATCCTCCAGCTGCTGCGCGACCTCAACCAGCAGCTCGGCCTGACCGTCCTGCTCATCACCCACGAGATGGACGTCGTCAAGACCATCTGCGACTCCGCGGCGCTCATGCGGCGCGGCCGGATCGTCGAGTCCGGGACGGTCGGCGAACTCCTCGCCACCCCCGGCTCCGAACTGGCCCACGAGCTGTTCCCGGTCGGCGGAACCGCGTCCGGCCCGGACCGCACGGTCGTCGACGTCACCTTCCAGGGGGAGTCGGCCTCCCAGCCGGTCATCTCCCAGCTCTCCCGCACGTACAACATCGACATCTCGATCCTCGGCGCCGCGATGGACACCGTCGGCGGCAAGCAGATCGGCCGGATGCGCATCGAGCTGCCCGGCCGCTTCGAGGAGAACGTCGTGCCCATCGGCTTCCTGCGCGAGCAGGGCCTCAAGGCCGAAGTCGTCGAGGACGCGACCGGCTCGAAGCCCTCCGCCGTGGTCGACGGGACCGCCGACACCGCCGTACCGGGGCTCACGTCCGCCGCGCTCACCAAGGAGGTCGTCAAGTGA
- a CDS encoding GNAT family N-acetyltransferase, with protein sequence MGMSVTISAATAQDVEQIFRLQYLCFQREAELYDNYRIDPLVQTLESLRAEVADDLVFVARLGDEVVGSVRGVTDPDGTGIIGKLCVHPRLQGHGLGARLLLAAESALSAERAATRFRLHSGHRSEGNLRLYRRAGYARVGAVTGADGVRMVLLEKDAADRDYVASA encoded by the coding sequence ATGGGCATGAGCGTGACCATCTCGGCGGCGACGGCACAGGACGTCGAGCAGATCTTCAGACTTCAGTACCTCTGCTTCCAGCGCGAGGCGGAGCTGTACGACAACTACCGGATCGACCCGCTCGTCCAGACCCTCGAATCGCTGCGTGCCGAGGTCGCCGACGACCTGGTGTTCGTGGCCCGGCTCGGGGACGAGGTCGTCGGCTCGGTCAGAGGGGTCACCGACCCGGACGGCACCGGCATCATCGGCAAGCTCTGCGTCCACCCCCGGCTCCAGGGCCACGGCCTCGGAGCCCGGCTGCTGCTCGCCGCCGAGTCGGCACTCTCCGCCGAGCGGGCGGCCACCCGGTTCCGGCTGCACAGCGGACACCGCAGCGAGGGCAATCTGCGCCTCTACCGACGGGCCGGATACGCCCGGGTCGGGGCCGTCACCGGAGCCGACGGCGTCCGGATGGTCCTGCTGGAGAAGGACGCGGCCGACCGCGACTACGTGGCCAGCGCCTGA